One stretch of Rosistilla oblonga DNA includes these proteins:
- a CDS encoding sugar-binding protein, producing the protein MSKPTFFLLSLFACVSVLGTGCNKSSSDSAGGGDSGQRPSVAYVTNGVASFWVIAEAGVKQGGKDFDADVEVLMPAEGITAQKRMIEDLLTKGTDGIAISPIDPENQTELINKAAKYAKVITHDSDAPDSDRLCYIGVDNYIAGRMCGELVREAMPEGGKLAIFIGRLEQDNARRRRQGVIDAVLGRSEDPTRFDPPDAEIKEGDWHIVGTYTDQFDRAQGKANAEDAISRHPDLAGMVGLFAYNPPLMLEALTQSGHLGKIKVIGFDEAQETLQGIQDGNVYGTVVQNPFEYGRQSVKVLAGLARGENLQSLGIPEDGFLDIPARKIRKDNLDEFWTELKKNMGETAE; encoded by the coding sequence ATGTCGAAGCCAACTTTTTTTCTGCTTTCCCTGTTCGCCTGCGTTTCGGTACTGGGTACCGGATGCAATAAAAGTTCCAGCGATTCGGCCGGTGGCGGCGACTCCGGCCAACGCCCCAGCGTCGCATATGTGACCAACGGCGTCGCCTCGTTTTGGGTGATCGCCGAAGCGGGCGTTAAGCAAGGTGGGAAGGATTTTGATGCCGACGTCGAGGTGCTGATGCCGGCTGAAGGGATCACCGCGCAGAAGCGGATGATCGAAGATCTTTTGACCAAGGGGACCGATGGGATCGCGATCAGTCCGATCGATCCAGAGAATCAAACCGAGTTGATCAACAAGGCAGCGAAGTACGCCAAAGTGATCACGCACGACAGCGACGCGCCCGATTCGGATCGGCTGTGCTACATCGGAGTGGACAACTATATCGCGGGGCGGATGTGCGGCGAACTGGTCCGCGAAGCGATGCCCGAGGGGGGCAAGTTGGCGATCTTCATCGGTCGCTTGGAACAGGACAACGCGCGCCGCCGACGTCAGGGAGTGATCGACGCGGTCTTGGGACGCAGCGAAGATCCGACCCGTTTCGACCCGCCCGACGCCGAGATCAAAGAGGGAGACTGGCACATCGTCGGCACCTACACCGATCAATTCGATCGCGCTCAAGGGAAAGCGAACGCCGAGGACGCGATCAGCCGCCATCCCGATCTGGCTGGCATGGTGGGGCTGTTTGCTTACAACCCGCCGCTGATGCTCGAAGCGCTCACGCAGAGCGGACATCTTGGAAAAATCAAAGTCATCGGATTCGACGAAGCTCAAGAAACGCTGCAGGGAATTCAAGACGGCAACGTCTACGGAACCGTCGTGCAAAATCCGTTCGAATACGGACGGCAATCGGTCAAGGTCTTGGCGGGGTTGGCTCGCGGCGAGAATCTCCAGTCGCTGGGGATTCCCGAAGACGGATTCCTCGACATCCCGGCTCGCAAGATTCGCAAGGATAACCTGGACGAATTTTGGACCGAGCTAAAGAAGAACATGGGTGAGACAGCGGAGTAA